From the Harpia harpyja isolate bHarHar1 chromosome 16, bHarHar1 primary haplotype, whole genome shotgun sequence genome, one window contains:
- the LAPTM5 gene encoding lysosomal-associated transmembrane protein 5 isoform X2, producing the protein MLLLQHQDSNSCSRDLPHADVITSFLLIIMLFVISFNLLLGVVKKRERLLIPFLALQVMDFLLSLLTMFSSYIQVPAIISVSSLSHTQGYSKIPFLALQLLDFCLSILTLCSSYMEVPTYLSLKSSDNGGFLPTLEKLPTEEYAKVMVTFTIAFIAVLFLKAYMFKCVLSCFKYIKASKREEVKVDPQAVEKAVLPSYEEALELPSKESPPPYVAI; encoded by the exons CTGATGTCATCACCAGTTTCCTGTTGATCATCATGCTGTTCGTCATCAGCTTCAACCTCCTTCTTGGTGTGGTGAAG aagagGGAACGTCTCCTGATACCATTCCTTGCTCTACAAGTCATGGACTTTCTCCTTAGCCTCCTAACAATGTTCAGTTCCTACATACAAGTCCCAGCAATCATTTCTGTGTCCTCCCTTAGCCACACG CAAGGATACTCCAAGATCCCtttcctggctctgcagctgctggactTCTGCCTGAGTATTCTCACCCTCTGCAGCTCTTACATGGAGGTTCCCACCTATCTCAGCCTCAAGTCTTCAGACAATGGG GGCTTTTTGCCAACCCTGGAGAAGTTACCAACAGAGGAATATGCCAAGGTGATGGTCACCTTCACCATTGCATTCATTGCCGTCCTCTTCTTGAAG GCCTATATGTTCAAATGTGTCCTGAGCTGCTTTAAGTATATTAAAGCCAGCAAGAGAGAGGAGGTGAAAGTTGACCCACAAGCAGTTGAAAAG GCTGTGCTGCCATCATATGAGGAAGCCTTAGAGTTGCCTTCCAAGGAATCCCCACCACCCTATGTAGCAATCTAA